One Pseudomonas sp. FP1742 genomic window carries:
- the katG gene encoding catalase/peroxidase HPI, whose amino-acid sequence MNTTKGSAYMANESKCPFNHAAAGGGTTNRDWWPNQLNLKILHQNSRLSDPTDEGYNYAEAFKNLDFQALKQDLHALMTDSQDWWPADFGHYGPLFIRMAWHAAGTYRVGDGRGGAGSGQQRFAPLNSWPDNVSLDKARRLLWPIKQKYGRNISWADLIVLTGNVALESMGFKTFGFSGGRPDVWEPDEAVYWGSENKWLAGDTRYEKDKKEPMQEPGEGPLVAEPGKNEDSRTEGGRNLENPLAAVQMGLIYVNPEGPEGKPDPLAAAVDIRETFGRMAMNDEETVALIAGGHAFGKTHGAGPADNVGPEPEAAGLEQQGLGWKSTFGSGKGGDTITSGLEVTWTTTPTKWSNNYLENLFGFEWELTKSPAGANQWTAKGGAGAGIIPDAHDPSKRRNPTMLTTDLSLRFDPIYEPISRRFLANPDQLADAFARAWFKLIHRDMGPLSRYLGPEMPNEVLLWQDPIPPVDHPLVNDSDIAALKGKLLASGLTVSQLVSTAWAAASTFRGSDKRGGANGGRLRLAPQKSWQVNQPDQMASVLAKLESIQNEFNSAQTGGKKISLADLIVLAGCAGVEQAAKNAGLTLTVPFTPGRMDASQEQTDVESFGYLEPAADGFRNYLKTRYSVPAEALLIDKAQLLTLTAPEMTVLIGGLRVLNTNVGQTQHGVFTKQPEALTNDFFKNLLDMGVEWKPVSEANEEFEGRDRKTGDLKWTGTRVDLVFGSNAQLRALAEVYACNDAKEKFVKDFVAAWVKVMNLDRFELM is encoded by the coding sequence ATGAACACGACCAAAGGTAGCGCATACATGGCAAATGAATCGAAATGCCCGTTCAATCACGCCGCCGCTGGCGGTGGCACGACGAACCGCGATTGGTGGCCCAACCAACTGAATCTGAAGATCCTGCACCAGAACTCGCGGCTGTCGGACCCCACGGACGAGGGTTACAACTACGCCGAAGCGTTCAAAAATCTGGACTTTCAGGCACTCAAGCAAGACCTGCATGCACTGATGACCGACTCGCAAGACTGGTGGCCGGCAGACTTCGGCCACTATGGGCCGCTGTTTATTCGCATGGCCTGGCACGCCGCTGGCACCTACCGCGTCGGTGACGGTCGTGGCGGTGCCGGCTCCGGTCAGCAGCGCTTTGCACCGCTCAACAGTTGGCCGGACAACGTCAGCCTCGACAAGGCGCGCCGGCTGCTTTGGCCGATCAAGCAAAAGTACGGTCGCAACATCTCCTGGGCTGACCTGATCGTCCTCACCGGCAACGTCGCACTGGAGTCCATGGGCTTCAAGACCTTTGGCTTTTCCGGCGGCCGGCCAGACGTCTGGGAACCGGATGAGGCCGTCTACTGGGGCTCCGAAAACAAGTGGCTGGCAGGTGACACCCGCTACGAAAAAGACAAAAAAGAGCCCATGCAAGAACCCGGCGAAGGCCCTCTCGTCGCTGAGCCGGGGAAAAATGAGGACAGCCGCACCGAGGGCGGACGCAACCTGGAGAATCCGCTCGCCGCCGTGCAAATGGGCCTGATCTACGTCAACCCGGAAGGCCCGGAAGGCAAACCGGACCCGCTCGCTGCGGCGGTGGACATCCGCGAGACCTTCGGGCGCATGGCCATGAACGACGAAGAAACCGTGGCACTGATCGCCGGCGGCCACGCCTTCGGCAAAACCCACGGTGCCGGCCCTGCCGACAACGTCGGTCCCGAGCCCGAAGCCGCTGGCCTTGAACAACAGGGCCTGGGCTGGAAGAGCACCTTCGGCAGCGGTAAAGGCGGCGACACCATCACCAGCGGCCTGGAAGTGACCTGGACCACCACGCCCACCAAATGGAGCAACAACTACCTGGAAAACCTGTTCGGCTTCGAGTGGGAACTGACCAAGAGCCCGGCGGGTGCCAACCAGTGGACGGCGAAAGGTGGTGCCGGCGCGGGCATCATTCCGGATGCTCACGATCCGTCCAAGCGGCGTAATCCGACCATGCTGACCACGGACCTGTCGCTGCGATTCGACCCGATCTATGAACCGATTTCGCGGCGCTTCCTCGCCAATCCGGATCAGTTGGCCGACGCCTTCGCCCGCGCCTGGTTCAAACTGATCCACCGCGACATGGGCCCCCTCTCCCGCTACCTCGGCCCGGAAATGCCCAACGAAGTACTCCTGTGGCAAGACCCGATCCCGCCGGTCGACCACCCCTTGGTCAACGACAGCGACATCGCCGCACTCAAAGGCAAGCTCCTGGCCAGCGGCCTGACCGTCTCGCAACTGGTGTCAACCGCCTGGGCAGCGGCCTCCACCTTCCGCGGCTCCGACAAACGCGGCGGCGCCAACGGCGGACGCCTGCGCCTGGCCCCGCAGAAATCCTGGCAGGTCAACCAGCCTGATCAAATGGCAAGCGTGCTGGCGAAACTCGAGAGCATCCAGAACGAGTTCAACAGCGCACAAACCGGCGGCAAGAAAATCTCCCTGGCCGACCTGATCGTGCTGGCCGGTTGTGCCGGCGTCGAACAGGCGGCGAAAAATGCCGGCCTCACTCTCACGGTGCCTTTCACCCCAGGGCGGATGGACGCCTCGCAAGAGCAAACGGACGTGGAGTCCTTCGGCTACCTCGAACCCGCCGCCGATGGTTTCCGTAACTACCTCAAAACCCGCTACAGCGTACCGGCCGAAGCCTTACTGATCGACAAGGCGCAACTGCTGACACTCACCGCGCCAGAAATGACCGTGCTCATCGGTGGCCTGCGCGTGCTGAACACCAACGTCGGCCAAACCCAACATGGCGTGTTCACCAAGCAGCCGGAAGCGCTGACCAACGACTTCTTCAAAAACCTGCTCGACATGGGCGTGGAATGGAAACCGGTGTCGGAGGCCAATGAAGAGTTTGAAGGACGCGACCGCAAAACCGGCGACCTCAAATGGACCGGAACGCGCGTCGACCTGGTGTTTGGCTCCAATGCGCAGCTGAGGGCGCTGGCGGAGGTCTATGCCTGCAACGATGCGAAGGAGAAGTTTGTGAAAGACTTCGTGGCGGCGTGGGTCAAGGTGATGAACCTGGATCGCTTCGAGCTTATGTAA
- the sthA gene encoding Si-specific NAD(P)(+) transhydrogenase has translation MAVYNYDVVVLGSGPAGEGAAMNAAKAGRKVAMVDSRRQVGGNCTHLGTIPSKALRHSVRQIMQFNTNPMFRAIGEPRWFSFPDVLKSAEKVISKQVASRTGYYARNRVDVFFGTGSFADEQTIEVVCANGVVEKLVAKHIIIATGSRPYRPADIDFHHPRIYDSDTILSLGHTPRKLIVYGAGVIGCEYASIFSGLGVLVELVDNRGQLLSFLDSEISQALSYHFSNNNITVRHNEDYDRVEGVDNGVILHLKSGKKIKADALLWCNGRTGNTDALGLENIGVKVNSRGQIEVDENYRTCVPNIYGAGDVIGWPSLASAAHDQGRSAAGSIVDNGSWRFVNDVPTGIYTIPEISSIGKNEQELTQAKVPYEVGKAFFKGMARAQIAGEPQGMLKILFHRDTLEVLGVHCFGYQASEIVHIGQAIMNQPGEQNTLKYFVNTTFNYPTMAEAYRVAAYDGLNRLF, from the coding sequence ATGGCTGTCTACAACTACGATGTGGTGGTGTTGGGTTCCGGCCCGGCGGGAGAAGGCGCGGCAATGAACGCCGCCAAGGCAGGGCGCAAGGTGGCGATGGTCGATAGCCGTCGCCAGGTCGGCGGCAACTGCACCCACCTGGGCACCATCCCGTCCAAGGCCTTGCGTCACTCGGTCCGGCAGATCATGCAGTTCAACACCAACCCGATGTTCCGGGCCATCGGTGAGCCGCGCTGGTTTTCGTTCCCGGACGTGTTGAAAAGCGCTGAAAAAGTCATCTCCAAACAAGTCGCCTCGCGCACCGGCTACTACGCCCGTAACCGCGTCGATGTGTTCTTCGGCACCGGCAGCTTCGCCGACGAGCAAACCATCGAAGTGGTCTGCGCCAACGGCGTGGTTGAAAAATTGGTGGCCAAGCACATCATCATCGCCACCGGTTCGCGCCCGTATCGCCCGGCGGACATCGATTTCCATCACCCGCGTATCTACGATAGCGACACCATCCTCAGCCTCGGCCACACCCCGCGCAAACTCATCGTTTACGGCGCCGGCGTGATCGGTTGCGAATACGCCTCGATCTTCAGCGGTCTGGGGGTACTGGTCGAGCTGGTGGATAACCGCGGTCAGTTGCTGAGCTTCCTCGACTCGGAAATTTCTCAGGCCCTGAGCTACCACTTCAGCAACAACAACATCACGGTTCGCCACAACGAAGACTACGACCGCGTCGAAGGCGTGGACAACGGCGTGATCCTGCACCTCAAATCCGGCAAGAAGATCAAGGCCGATGCCTTGCTCTGGTGCAACGGCCGTACTGGCAACACCGACGCGCTCGGTCTGGAAAACATCGGCGTGAAGGTCAACAGCCGTGGCCAGATCGAAGTCGACGAGAACTACCGCACCTGCGTGCCGAATATCTATGGTGCCGGTGATGTGATCGGCTGGCCGAGCCTGGCCAGTGCCGCCCACGACCAGGGCCGTTCGGCCGCTGGCAGCATCGTCGACAACGGCAGCTGGCGCTTCGTCAACGACGTGCCGACCGGCATCTACACCATTCCGGAGATCAGCTCGATCGGCAAGAACGAGCAGGAGCTGACTCAGGCCAAGGTGCCGTACGAAGTGGGCAAGGCGTTCTTCAAGGGCATGGCGCGCGCGCAGATCGCCGGCGAACCGCAAGGCATGCTGAAGATCCTGTTCCACCGCGATACGCTGGAAGTGCTGGGCGTTCACTGCTTCGGTTATCAGGCCTCGGAGATCGTGCACATCGGTCAGGCGATCATGAACCAGCCGGGCGAACAGAACACCCTGAAGTATTTCGTCAACACGACGTTCAACTACCCGACCATGGCCGAAGCCTATCGGGTAGCGGCGTACGATGGCCTCAACCGGCTTTTTTGA
- a CDS encoding MFS transporter: MKSITQSGSVRWALASLSLSMLMPSLDTSIANAGLPTLAEAFDASFQHVQWIVLAYLLAITTLIVSVGRLGDMLGRRRLLLAGIAIFTLSSLACGVAPSLGWLVGARAVQGLGAAIMLALTVAFVGETVPKEKAGSAMGLLGTMSAIGTTLGPSLGGMLIAGVGWQAIFLINVPLGVLNIWLAYRYLPADAQRAKAGRVGFDKVGTLLLALTLAAYALAMTLGHGDFGPLNIALLLTAVFGIGIFIFVEARVASPLIRLPLFREPGLSASLAMSALVSTVMMATLVVGPFYLSGALGLGTALVGFALSVGPLVAALTGVPAGRLVDRFGTRRMTRLGLATMALGASALSMMPAGFGLLGYLAPIAVITASYALFQAANNTAIMTDIRPDQRGVISGMLSLSRNLGLITGASVMGAVFALASATTDITSASAAAVASGMRITFAVAVALIILALAVALFPRASDCCTVCSNELQ, translated from the coding sequence ATGAAATCCATCACTCAATCAGGTTCGGTGCGCTGGGCGCTTGCCAGCCTTTCGCTGTCGATGTTGATGCCTTCACTCGACACCAGCATCGCCAATGCGGGATTGCCGACATTGGCCGAGGCGTTCGATGCTTCCTTCCAACACGTGCAGTGGATTGTGCTGGCGTATCTGTTGGCGATCACCACGCTGATCGTCAGCGTCGGACGGCTCGGCGACATGCTCGGCCGTCGGCGTTTGCTGCTGGCGGGCATCGCCATTTTTACCTTGTCATCGCTGGCCTGCGGTGTCGCGCCGTCGCTTGGATGGCTGGTCGGCGCCCGGGCGGTGCAGGGGCTTGGGGCGGCGATCATGCTGGCGCTGACCGTGGCGTTTGTCGGTGAAACGGTGCCGAAAGAGAAGGCCGGCAGCGCCATGGGCTTGCTCGGAACGATGTCGGCGATCGGCACCACGCTGGGGCCGTCGCTCGGTGGGATGTTGATTGCCGGCGTTGGCTGGCAGGCGATTTTTCTGATCAACGTGCCGCTGGGTGTTCTGAATATCTGGCTCGCGTATCGCTATTTACCGGCGGATGCTCAGCGGGCGAAAGCGGGGCGGGTGGGGTTCGACAAGGTAGGCACGTTGTTGCTGGCGCTGACGCTTGCGGCGTATGCGCTGGCCATGACGCTCGGGCACGGCGATTTTGGTCCGCTCAATATCGCGCTGCTGCTCACGGCTGTTTTCGGTATTGGCATTTTCATCTTCGTTGAGGCCAGGGTGGCATCGCCATTGATCCGGTTGCCCCTGTTCCGCGAGCCGGGCTTGAGCGCCAGCCTGGCCATGAGCGCGCTCGTTTCGACGGTGATGATGGCGACGCTGGTGGTCGGGCCGTTTTATCTCTCGGGTGCGCTTGGCCTCGGCACGGCACTTGTCGGTTTCGCCTTGTCGGTCGGCCCGTTGGTGGCTGCATTGACCGGCGTGCCGGCCGGTCGCCTGGTGGACCGTTTTGGCACTCGGCGCATGACCCGTCTCGGACTCGCGACAATGGCGCTCGGCGCGAGTGCTTTATCAATGATGCCAGCGGGGTTCGGCCTCCTCGGTTACCTCGCGCCCATCGCGGTGATCACGGCCAGCTACGCGTTGTTTCAGGCGGCCAACAACACCGCGATCATGACCGACATCCGCCCGGACCAGCGCGGCGTGATTTCCGGCATGCTCAGCCTGTCACGCAATCTCGGCCTGATCACCGGAGCTTCGGTGATGGGCGCGGTGTTTGCGCTTGCCTCGGCGACGACAGACATCACCAGCGCGTCTGCCGCAGCCGTCGCCAGCGGCATGCGGATAACGTTTGCCGTCGCCGTGGCACTGATCATCCTGGCCCTTGCCGTGGCCCTGTTTCCACGGGCTTCAGACTGCTGCACTGTGTGCAGCAATGAACTGCAGTAA
- a CDS encoding DUF1289 domain-containing protein: MAKDIENPCIAVCQLSGELCVSCGRTKDDIRKWKRMKRPEKMAAAQRASVRLKGLQKRKG, translated from the coding sequence GTGGCCAAGGACATCGAAAATCCGTGTATTGCCGTTTGCCAGCTCAGTGGTGAACTGTGTGTCAGTTGTGGTCGCACCAAGGACGACATCAGAAAATGGAAACGCATGAAGCGCCCGGAAAAAATGGCGGCGGCGCAGCGGGCGAGTGTGCGGTTGAAAGGGCTTCAGAAAAGGAAGGGTTGA
- a CDS encoding glycerophosphodiester phosphodiesterase family protein yields the protein MTLIYGHRGAKGEAPENTLTSFQQCLKHGVRRCELDLHLSKDGELMVIHDPTLKRTTDRRGKVAEHTAAELVTYDARKGGPGWIKPCPIPTLEELFEKCDFEHWQLEVKSASRTRAATTVLAIREMAQRFGMRDKITITSSSREVLKAALDLVPDVSRGLVAEYAWLDPLKVAQNYGCEMLALNWTLCTPERLQKAQRQGLHVSVWTVNEPALMRRLADFGVDSLITDFPGLASATLENC from the coding sequence GTGACTCTCATCTACGGCCATCGCGGCGCCAAGGGCGAAGCACCGGAAAACACCCTGACCAGCTTTCAGCAATGCCTCAAGCACGGCGTGCGCCGCTGCGAACTGGACCTGCACCTGTCCAAGGACGGCGAGTTGATGGTCATCCACGACCCGACCCTCAAACGCACCACCGACCGCCGCGGCAAAGTGGCCGAACACACGGCTGCGGAACTGGTGACTTACGACGCGCGCAAGGGCGGCCCGGGCTGGATCAAACCCTGCCCGATTCCAACGCTGGAAGAATTGTTCGAGAAATGCGATTTCGAGCACTGGCAGCTGGAAGTCAAAAGCGCTTCACGCACCCGTGCCGCGACCACCGTGCTGGCGATACGCGAAATGGCCCAGCGTTTCGGCATGCGGGACAAGATCACGATCACATCGAGTTCACGCGAAGTGTTGAAAGCCGCGCTGGATCTGGTGCCGGACGTGTCTCGCGGACTGGTGGCCGAGTACGCCTGGCTCGACCCGCTGAAGGTCGCGCAAAACTATGGCTGTGAGATGCTGGCGCTGAACTGGACCCTGTGTACGCCGGAACGCCTGCAGAAGGCGCAGCGTCAGGGGCTGCATGTGTCGGTGTGGACAGTCAACGAGCCCGCGCTGATGCGCAGGCTCGCCGACTTCGGCGTTGACAGCCTGATTACAGACTTTCCCGGTTTGGCCAGCGCCACGCTCGAGAATTGCTGA
- a CDS encoding MFS transporter, with amino-acid sequence MSSNTSKGKAIFRVVSGNFLEMFDFMVYGFYATAIAKTFFPADSAFASLMLSLATFGAGFLMRPLGAIFLGAYIDRHGRRKGLIITLAMMAAGTVLIAGVPGYATLGIAAPLIVLFGRLLQGFSAGVELGGVSVYLAEISTPGRKGFFVSWQSASQQAAVVFAGLLGVGLNHWLSPDQMGEWGWRVPFLIGCMIVPAIFVIRRSLEETPEFQARKHRPTLRDIVRSIGQNFGIVLAGMALVVMTTVSFYLITAYTPTFGKAELHLSNLDALLVTVCIGLSNFFWLPVMGALSDKIGRKPLLLAATILAILTAYPALSWLVANPSFSHLLIVELWLSFLYGSYNGAMVVALTEIMPVEVRTTGFSLAYSLATATFGGFTPAACTYLIHVLDNKAAPGIWLSGAAVLGLIATLVLFRGNRHALRAAQAAVIRGAH; translated from the coding sequence ATGTCTTCCAATACGAGCAAAGGCAAAGCGATTTTTCGCGTCGTCAGCGGAAACTTTCTCGAGATGTTCGACTTCATGGTCTACGGTTTTTACGCCACGGCCATCGCCAAAACCTTCTTTCCCGCCGATAGCGCGTTTGCTTCCCTGATGCTGTCGCTGGCCACTTTCGGGGCCGGTTTCCTGATGCGTCCGCTGGGGGCGATTTTCCTCGGGGCCTACATCGACCGTCATGGCCGCCGCAAAGGCCTGATCATCACGCTGGCGATGATGGCCGCCGGCACGGTGCTGATTGCCGGTGTGCCGGGTTACGCGACGCTGGGCATCGCGGCGCCGCTGATCGTATTGTTCGGCCGACTGCTGCAAGGCTTCTCGGCGGGCGTGGAACTGGGCGGTGTGTCGGTGTACCTCGCCGAAATCTCCACCCCGGGCCGCAAAGGCTTCTTCGTCAGTTGGCAGTCCGCCAGCCAGCAAGCCGCGGTGGTATTCGCCGGCCTGCTCGGCGTGGGTTTGAACCACTGGCTGAGCCCCGACCAAATGGGTGAGTGGGGCTGGCGCGTGCCGTTCCTGATCGGCTGCATGATCGTGCCGGCGATCTTCGTGATCCGCCGCTCGCTGGAAGAAACCCCGGAATTCCAGGCGCGCAAACACCGCCCTACCCTGCGGGACATCGTCCGCTCGATCGGTCAGAACTTCGGCATCGTCCTCGCCGGCATGGCGCTGGTGGTGATGACCACGGTGTCGTTCTACCTGATCACCGCCTACACCCCGACCTTCGGCAAAGCCGAGCTGCACCTGTCGAATCTGGATGCGTTGCTGGTGACGGTGTGTATCGGCCTGTCGAACTTCTTCTGGCTGCCGGTGATGGGCGCGCTTTCCGACAAGATCGGCCGCAAACCCCTGCTGCTGGCCGCGACGATTCTGGCAATCCTCACGGCTTACCCGGCGCTGTCATGGCTGGTGGCGAACCCCAGCTTCAGCCATTTGCTGATTGTCGAGTTGTGGCTGTCATTCCTGTATGGCTCGTACAACGGCGCCATGGTGGTAGCCCTGACCGAGATCATGCCGGTGGAAGTTCGCACCACCGGTTTCTCCCTGGCCTACAGCCTGGCGACCGCAACATTCGGTGGTTTCACCCCGGCGGCCTGTACGTACCTGATCCATGTGCTGGACAACAAGGCGGCACCGGGGATCTGGCTCAGTGGCGCGGCGGTACTGGGGTTGATCGCGACGCTGGTGTTGTTCCGTGGCAATCGGCATGCGTTGCGCGCGGCGCAAGCGGCTGTCATCAGAGGCGCTCACTAA
- a CDS encoding FAD:protein FMN transferase, translated as MAGAVLRGDEDLLTGRWSGVVVLAGVLSGCGNGDSLERFDGPTMGSSYSIQYVRHAGLPAPAEVRVQVEKILSDVDRQMSTYRSDSDIERFNNLPANHCQIMPAPILELVRVGERLSLQSDGSYDLTVEPLLNLWGFGPQAREEKVPSAEALAEVRQRVGHSHLRIDGDRLCKDAAVEVDFNSIAAGYAVDTIAAKLEALGIHDYLAEATGELKAVGKKLDGSPWRIALEEPRDDRQVAKRIIAVDGYGVSTSGDYRNYFEQDGRRYSHTFDARAGAPVLHTLASVTVIHPSALMADGLSTLLLILGPERGWDYAQAHDIAAFFVIRADTGFVTRTNQAFERLAGDKTE; from the coding sequence ATGGCGGGCGCGGTTTTGAGGGGAGATGAAGATTTGTTAACTGGACGCTGGAGTGGAGTTGTGGTGCTGGCCGGCGTTTTGTCCGGTTGTGGCAACGGCGACAGCCTGGAACGCTTCGACGGCCCGACCATGGGCAGCAGCTATTCGATCCAATACGTGCGCCATGCCGGTCTTCCCGCGCCGGCGGAAGTCCGCGTCCAGGTCGAAAAAATCCTCTCTGATGTCGATCGGCAAATGTCGACCTATCGCAGTGACTCCGACATCGAGCGCTTCAATAACTTGCCCGCCAACCACTGCCAGATAATGCCTGCGCCGATCCTCGAATTGGTCCGCGTCGGCGAGCGCTTGTCTTTACAAAGTGACGGCTCCTACGATCTGACGGTGGAACCGCTGCTCAACCTCTGGGGATTTGGCCCGCAGGCGCGTGAGGAAAAAGTCCCGAGCGCCGAGGCGCTGGCCGAAGTGCGGCAGCGCGTCGGCCACAGTCATTTGCGTATCGACGGTGACCGCTTGTGCAAGGACGCCGCAGTGGAGGTCGACTTCAACAGCATCGCTGCCGGTTACGCGGTCGACACGATTGCCGCAAAACTCGAGGCGCTGGGCATCCACGACTACCTCGCTGAAGCCACCGGCGAACTCAAGGCCGTCGGCAAAAAACTCGACGGCTCACCGTGGCGCATCGCCCTGGAAGAACCCCGCGATGACCGGCAAGTGGCCAAACGCATCATCGCCGTCGACGGCTATGGCGTGTCCACGTCCGGTGACTACCGTAATTATTTCGAGCAGGACGGTCGGCGCTATTCCCACACCTTCGACGCCCGTGCCGGAGCACCGGTCCTGCACACCCTGGCGTCAGTCACGGTGATTCATCCTTCAGCGTTGATGGCCGATGGCTTATCGACGCTGTTGCTGATTCTTGGGCCTGAACGGGGATGGGACTATGCCCAGGCGCATGACATTGCTGCATTCTTTGTGATTCGTGCCGATACAGGTTTCGTCACACGCACCAATCAGGCGTTTGAGCGCCTGGCGGGTGATAAAACCGAGTGA
- a CDS encoding PilZ domain-containing protein, which yields MSTLDEEDRREYYRIEDTIALEIRPLSAPEAAGQEVLQDASPLFNLLSELHLSEFESQHLLRQINERDRTIAAFLKSQNKRIDLLSQVVALTVLGQIGEPQPVIISEGGIDFQHPTPIAVGAHLSVKLVLMPQALGLLLRARVTHCDRKGGGYDVGTEFEYLSDAQRQLLARYILQRQAQERRLAREQNESGH from the coding sequence ATGTCGACATTAGATGAAGAAGATCGCCGCGAATACTACCGTATCGAGGACACGATCGCACTGGAAATTCGGCCCCTGTCTGCTCCCGAAGCCGCAGGCCAGGAAGTGTTGCAGGATGCTTCCCCGCTTTTCAACCTGCTCAGCGAACTGCACCTGAGCGAATTCGAGTCGCAACACCTGTTGCGCCAGATCAACGAACGCGACAGGACCATCGCCGCGTTCCTGAAATCACAGAACAAACGCATCGATCTGCTGAGCCAGGTGGTCGCCCTGACCGTGCTCGGACAGATCGGCGAACCGCAGCCGGTGATCATCTCCGAAGGCGGCATCGACTTTCAGCATCCGACGCCCATTGCCGTCGGCGCGCACCTGTCGGTCAAGCTGGTGCTGATGCCACAGGCCCTCGGCCTGTTGCTGCGGGCCCGCGTCACCCATTGCGACCGCAAGGGCGGCGGCTACGACGTCGGCACCGAGTTCGAATACCTGTCCGATGCCCAGCGACAACTGCTGGCCCGCTACATCTTGCAGCGACAGGCACAAGAACGACGCCTGGCGCGCGAACAAAACGAATCCGGCCATTAA
- a CDS encoding LysR family transcriptional regulator — protein MTTPDLNLLITLDVLLAEGSVARAAQRLRLSPSAMSRALARLRETTGDPLLVRAGRGLVPTPRALELREHVSRLVQDVEAVLRPAEQLDLKHLARTFTLRTSDGFVENFGPALIARVGEEAPGVRLHFVQKLSKDSAALRDGSVDLDTGVVGGTTSPEVRTRALFEDHFIGVVRTGHPLSEGEITASRYAAGRHILVSRRGLDKGPMDEALEALGLQREIVTVVSGFSAALALARASDLIATVPARHTRNLRAGLHSFELPFELPPITISMLWHPRMDADSAHRWLRECVREVCALP, from the coding sequence ATGACCACTCCCGATCTCAATCTGCTGATTACCCTGGACGTGCTGCTCGCCGAAGGCAGTGTCGCCCGCGCCGCCCAACGACTGCGCCTGAGCCCCTCGGCCATGAGCCGGGCGTTGGCGCGGTTGCGCGAAACGACGGGTGACCCGCTGCTGGTCCGGGCCGGACGCGGCCTGGTGCCAACGCCCCGGGCGCTGGAATTGCGCGAGCACGTCAGTCGACTGGTGCAAGATGTCGAAGCCGTGTTACGCCCCGCCGAACAACTCGACCTCAAGCATCTGGCGCGCACGTTCACCCTGCGCACCAGCGACGGCTTCGTGGAAAACTTCGGCCCGGCACTGATCGCCCGCGTCGGTGAGGAAGCCCCCGGCGTGCGTTTGCACTTCGTGCAGAAGCTGAGCAAGGACAGCGCCGCCCTTCGCGACGGTTCCGTTGACCTGGACACCGGCGTGGTCGGTGGCACGACCAGCCCGGAAGTGCGCACTCGTGCATTGTTCGAGGATCATTTCATCGGCGTCGTGCGCACGGGGCATCCGCTGAGCGAGGGCGAGATCACTGCCTCCCGTTACGCCGCTGGCCGGCACATCCTGGTTTCACGACGCGGGCTCGACAAAGGTCCGATGGATGAGGCTTTGGAAGCGCTGGGACTGCAGCGGGAAATCGTCACCGTCGTCAGCGGTTTCTCGGCCGCCCTGGCGCTGGCTCGCGCCTCGGACCTGATCGCCACCGTGCCCGCCCGCCACACCCGAAACTTGCGTGCCGGCCTGCACAGTTTCGAGCTGCCGTTCGAGCTGCCGCCAATCACCATTTCGATGCTCTGGCATCCACGGATGGATGCCGATTCAGCGCATCGGTGGTTGCGTGAATGTGTTCGAGAGGTTTGTGCGTTGCCCTAA
- a CDS encoding DHCW motif cupin fold protein: protein MDLTAIPFGTTDWSKIEPVEHAGQTGMAYWRTCQFGSIRVRMVEYSPGYLADHWCWRGHILLCLEGELHTELEDGRQFTLTAGMSYQVGNDAEGHRSFTSGGAKLFIVD from the coding sequence ATGGACCTTACCGCCATCCCCTTCGGGACTACCGATTGGTCGAAGATCGAACCGGTCGAGCATGCAGGCCAGACGGGCATGGCCTATTGGCGGACCTGCCAGTTTGGTTCGATACGTGTGCGGATGGTTGAATACAGTCCCGGATATCTGGCCGATCACTGGTGCTGGAGAGGTCATATCCTGTTGTGCCTGGAAGGTGAGTTACACACAGAACTGGAAGATGGCCGCCAGTTCACGCTGACTGCTGGAATGAGCTATCAAGTGGGCAACGATGCCGAAGGGCATCGGTCGTTCACCAGCGGCGGCGCCAAGTTATTTATAGTGGATTGA